The following are encoded in a window of Bacillus sp. SORGH_AS_0510 genomic DNA:
- a CDS encoding GNAT family N-acetyltransferase, translated as MYYKVDNLVIRPIMEKDLPKLWDLIYKEESPEWKKWDAPYFEHKHVPYDEYLSQKEAIVEQDDRWVIEVVGEVIGTLGYYWEHKPSNWLEMGIVIYNPTYWSGGYGTHALRLLINHLFNSLPLVRVGYTTWSGNKRMIKVGEKLGMTLEARIRKVRYYNGTYYDSIRMGLLREEWEVNEVFKVAAFNH; from the coding sequence GTGTATTACAAAGTTGATAATTTAGTTATTCGCCCAATTATGGAAAAGGATTTGCCCAAACTATGGGATTTGATTTATAAAGAAGAATCACCTGAATGGAAAAAGTGGGATGCACCTTATTTTGAACATAAGCATGTACCTTATGATGAATATTTAAGTCAAAAAGAAGCTATTGTTGAACAAGATGATCGCTGGGTTATTGAAGTGGTTGGTGAGGTAATTGGCACACTAGGATATTATTGGGAGCATAAACCTTCTAATTGGCTGGAGATGGGAATTGTTATCTATAATCCGACCTATTGGAGCGGCGGGTATGGCACGCATGCCCTTCGTCTTTTAATCAATCATTTATTTAATTCCTTACCATTGGTACGGGTAGGTTACACCACCTGGTCAGGGAATAAACGAATGATTAAGGTGGGCGAAAAGCTTGGGATGACCTTGGAAGCGAGGATTAGAAAGGTCCGTTATTATAATGGAACATACTATGACTCTATTAGGATGGGACTTTTACGAGAAGAGTGGGAAGTGAATGAAGTATTTAAGGTAGCGGCTTTCAATCATTAG
- a CDS encoding NAD(P)-dependent alcohol dehydrogenase, protein MGGFHVIAVVSNKYGPPEVLQLTEINKPDPKDNQVLVKIHAASLNFGNLVLLKGEPFLARFAFGLTKPKYRIPGGDIAGRVEAVGKDVKHFQPGDEVFGDLSGCGWGGFAEYVAVPESALAVKPANLSFEEAAAVPMAGVTALQGLRDKGQIESGQKVLINGASGGVGTFAIQIAKSFGAEVTGVCSTRNIDILRSIGADNAIDYTKEDFTKKMKNYDLIVGVNGHHSMSDYKKALKPNGRFVHVGGSGSQMFQAMALGPWISLTEKKKMGTFLQRANQKDLIYMKKLIEDGKVKPVIDRSYKLSEVKEAFKYFAKGHAQGKVVITI, encoded by the coding sequence ATGGGAGGATTTCACGTGATAGCAGTCGTTTCTAATAAATATGGTCCACCTGAAGTACTTCAATTAACAGAGATAAATAAACCCGATCCTAAAGACAATCAAGTACTTGTAAAAATTCATGCAGCATCCTTGAATTTTGGTAACTTGGTACTTTTAAAGGGAGAGCCCTTCTTAGCTCGTTTTGCTTTCGGGCTGACAAAACCGAAATACCGTATACCTGGTGGTGACATCGCAGGACGGGTGGAAGCCGTTGGAAAGGATGTTAAGCACTTTCAACCAGGCGATGAGGTTTTTGGTGACCTTTCAGGGTGTGGTTGGGGTGGGTTTGCTGAATATGTAGCTGTTCCTGAAAGTGCCTTAGCAGTAAAACCAGCGAACTTATCATTTGAGGAAGCGGCAGCTGTTCCTATGGCAGGGGTTACCGCTCTACAGGGGTTGCGGGATAAAGGTCAGATTGAGTCAGGCCAAAAAGTGCTGATTAATGGGGCTTCTGGTGGTGTCGGGACTTTTGCTATTCAGATTGCAAAATCGTTTGGAGCAGAGGTGACTGGAGTGTGTAGTACAAGAAACATTGACATTCTCCGTTCCATTGGCGCAGATAATGCGATTGACTATACGAAAGAAGATTTTACGAAAAAGATGAAGAATTATGACCTCATTGTTGGTGTGAATGGACATCACTCTATGTCGGATTATAAAAAAGCTTTAAAACCAAATGGCAGATTTGTTCACGTTGGTGGTTCCGGCTCTCAAATGTTCCAAGCAATGGCACTCGGTCCTTGGATTTCTCTCACTGAAAAAAAGAAAATGGGTACCTTTTTGCAAAGAGCTAACCAAAAAGACCTGATTTATATGAAGAAACTTATTGAAGACGGCAAAGTAAAGCCTGTAATTGATCGAAGTTATAAATTAAGTGAAGTGAAAGAAGCCTTCAAGTATTTTGCAAAAGGGCATGCGCAAGGAAAAGTAGTCATCACTATATAA
- a CDS encoding DUF3949 domain-containing protein yields MGLYATLGIIGAYLLLSLVLLPVQYKYVKHLKDEDKKRQELGLSQGDYYDKMSFENQELHYNAQGNILFIGANLLATLLYKWKH; encoded by the coding sequence ATGGGTCTATATGCGACATTAGGAATTATCGGTGCATACCTCTTATTATCGCTTGTTCTTTTACCTGTGCAATATAAGTATGTTAAACATCTAAAAGATGAGGATAAAAAACGTCAAGAACTTGGACTTAGCCAAGGGGATTATTATGATAAAATGAGTTTTGAAAATCAAGAGCTGCATTATAACGCACAAGGAAATATACTTTTTATCGGCGCAAACCTACTGGCTACTCTCTTGTATAAATGGAAACATTAA
- a CDS encoding IS110 family transposase, producing MNPVIGLDVSKGESQVQAFLDKGKPYRKSFSIKHDLKGLESLLEFLLDVEKETGGYQPSVVLESTGHYHIPVIQFLEEQNYVYIIVNPLISHRAKSSSLRKVKTDAIDAYHLCELFYKEELEPYKKRGVQLLNLRNLTRQQESIAEISAKTKIQLHSLIDQVFPEYRGVFGSLYSKVSLLTLLEFPTSKAVLSVSEKELTDKIGSLCMSRSESWAKEKAQKLREAANRDPFQNNLYDSHIFNLEILVKIVLQYQEHLSNIANEIDALASEIEEYEILQSIPGVGEKIAATIISEIGEIDRFNDAKKLVAFAGIDPSVYSSGKFTASVNRITKRGSCRLRHALYMAVQSGIRDSRKKKTTDEIIPRNRRLREFYDKKREEGKPFRVAIIACVNKLLHWIYALLKSRTTFQDIA from the coding sequence ATGAATCCAGTGATTGGTCTGGATGTATCAAAAGGGGAAAGCCAAGTTCAAGCATTTTTAGATAAAGGAAAACCATACCGTAAGAGTTTTAGTATTAAACATGATCTTAAAGGGTTAGAAAGTCTATTAGAATTCCTTCTAGATGTGGAAAAGGAAACTGGTGGTTATCAACCTTCGGTCGTTTTAGAATCAACTGGGCACTATCATATTCCCGTTATTCAGTTTCTAGAGGAACAAAATTATGTTTATATTATCGTGAATCCACTTATCTCACATAGAGCCAAGAGCTCAAGCCTTCGAAAGGTTAAAACTGATGCGATTGATGCTTATCATCTTTGTGAACTGTTTTATAAAGAAGAACTAGAGCCTTATAAGAAGCGTGGTGTTCAACTCTTAAACCTTCGTAATCTAACAAGGCAACAAGAGAGTATTGCAGAAATATCTGCAAAAACAAAGATACAGCTACATTCCTTAATTGATCAGGTCTTTCCTGAGTATCGAGGGGTTTTTGGAAGCCTCTATTCAAAGGTATCTTTGCTTACTTTACTAGAATTCCCTACTTCTAAGGCAGTATTAAGTGTAAGTGAAAAAGAATTAACTGATAAAATAGGTTCGTTATGTATGAGTCGTTCGGAGTCATGGGCAAAGGAAAAGGCACAGAAGTTAAGAGAAGCCGCCAATCGTGATCCTTTTCAAAACAATCTCTACGATAGTCATATTTTTAACCTTGAAATCTTGGTTAAGATTGTTCTTCAATACCAAGAGCATCTATCCAATATTGCGAATGAAATAGATGCCCTCGCAAGTGAAATTGAAGAATATGAGATTCTTCAATCTATCCCTGGAGTCGGAGAAAAAATCGCTGCAACGATTATTTCTGAAATCGGAGAGATAGATCGGTTTAATGATGCCAAGAAGTTAGTTGCATTCGCTGGAATAGATCCTAGTGTGTATTCTTCTGGAAAGTTTACTGCATCGGTAAACCGAATAACCAAACGTGGCTCATGTAGGCTTCGCCACGCCTTGTATATGGCTGTTCAAAGTGGTATTCGAGATTCCCGTAAAAAGAAAACGACTGATGAGATCATTCCACGTAATAGAAGACTACGTGAGTTTTACGATAAGAAACGAGAAGAAGGAAAACCCTTTAGAGTAGCCATTATTGCTTGTGTAAACAAACTCTTACATTGGATTTATGCCTTACTAAAAAGCAGAACAACTTTCCAAGATATAGCTTAG
- a CDS encoding pentapeptide repeat-containing protein, giving the protein MSNLLKSNSLGPDCENCFGLCCVALPYAKSADFAFDKDGGTPCKNLQSDYRCSIHSNLRNQGFKGCTVFECFGAGQKVSQVTYNGKDWRENPEIAKEMFDVFPLMQQLHEMLLYLDEALSIEEVRPIFEELQQVLEDIERLTNLSPNEILVLDIPSHRAIVNNLLLQTSEFVRAKVKKVKNQSSKLKKGIGLIGANLSGKDLRGSNFRGALLIATNLRKADLRFTDFIGADLRDADLSGANLLGSIFLTQAQVNAAKGDKQTKLPASLKVPQHWLE; this is encoded by the coding sequence TTGTCTAATTTACTTAAATCTAATAGTTTAGGCCCTGACTGTGAAAACTGTTTTGGCTTATGTTGCGTAGCTTTACCCTATGCCAAATCGGCTGATTTTGCCTTTGACAAGGATGGGGGGACGCCTTGTAAGAACCTACAGTCAGATTATCGTTGCAGCATTCATAGTAATTTACGAAACCAAGGCTTTAAAGGGTGTACAGTATTCGAGTGCTTTGGTGCGGGCCAGAAAGTATCCCAAGTCACATATAATGGCAAGGATTGGCGTGAAAATCCAGAAATAGCTAAAGAAATGTTTGATGTCTTTCCGCTTATGCAACAGCTTCATGAAATGCTTCTTTACTTAGATGAGGCACTGAGTATAGAAGAAGTTCGTCCGATTTTTGAGGAATTGCAACAAGTATTAGAGGATATCGAACGCCTAACTAATCTTAGTCCAAACGAGATCTTAGTCCTTGATATACCGAGCCATAGAGCCATTGTAAATAATTTGCTGCTTCAAACAAGTGAATTTGTGCGAGCAAAAGTGAAAAAAGTAAAAAATCAATCTAGCAAGCTTAAAAAGGGAATCGGTCTAATCGGTGCCAACTTAAGCGGGAAGGATCTTAGAGGAAGTAATTTTAGAGGGGCACTTTTGATTGCTACAAATCTACGAAAAGCTGATTTGAGATTTACTGACTTTATTGGTGCAGATTTGAGAGATGCTGACCTCAGTGGGGCAAATTTACTTGGAAGTATATTCCTGACACAAGCACAAGTAAATGCTGCAAAAGGGGATAAACAAACGAAATTACCGGCTTCTTTAAAGGTACCGCAGCATTGGTTGGAGTAG
- a CDS encoding D-alanyl-D-alanine carboxypeptidase family protein → MTNIGKFVATSLLVLLILNGMLIMKGNSAEVERQSPPLPPQIEGEYGVTINAKTGEILYDKNAHSKAYPASMTKVLTATLLDERMKDGDWLTVSQHAANQECLCLGLRAGERMTKQDAMKALLLLSANDVAVVIAENVAGSENGFADLMNQKVQQWNLNDTHFVTANGLHHPNHYTTPYDMAIITKEAIKHPMVLKVMSTQTTDIKTSRQEKIIRNLINIGAMPNVIAGKPGFTNAAHHTLVEYLKKGDKEIIAVVMKARNKRSKYNDIQTMANYAFDQMNSTEERTF, encoded by the coding sequence ATGACAAACATCGGGAAATTTGTTGCAACATCACTATTAGTCCTTTTGATATTGAATGGAATGCTCATAATGAAGGGCAATTCGGCGGAGGTTGAGAGACAATCACCACCACTACCTCCGCAAATCGAAGGTGAGTATGGAGTCACCATAAATGCTAAAACCGGAGAGATTCTTTACGACAAAAATGCTCATTCTAAAGCTTATCCTGCAAGTATGACCAAAGTGTTAACCGCCACTCTTTTAGATGAACGAATGAAGGATGGAGACTGGTTAACGGTTAGTCAGCATGCAGCCAATCAAGAATGTCTCTGTTTGGGTCTTCGAGCAGGTGAAAGGATGACGAAACAGGATGCAATGAAAGCTTTGTTATTGCTGAGTGCCAATGACGTCGCCGTTGTCATTGCTGAAAACGTCGCAGGAAGTGAGAATGGCTTCGCAGATCTCATGAACCAAAAAGTACAACAATGGAATCTCAATGACACCCATTTTGTTACGGCTAACGGTCTGCACCATCCTAACCATTATACAACCCCTTATGACATGGCCATCATTACAAAAGAAGCGATTAAACACCCGATGGTACTAAAAGTCATGTCGACACAAACCACCGACATTAAAACGAGCAGACAAGAAAAAATCATCCGTAATTTAATCAATATTGGTGCTATGCCTAACGTCATTGCAGGGAAACCTGGATTTACAAATGCCGCACACCATACCCTCGTGGAATATTTAAAAAAGGGAGATAAGGAAATTATCGCGGTTGTCATGAAGGCAAGAAACAAAAGATCAAAATACAATGATATCCAAACGATGGCAAATTATGCTTTTGATCAAATGAACTCAACTGAAGAACGGACATTTTAG
- a CDS encoding methyltransferase domain-containing protein: MSNKQTEIKLVIGAGEYNNNPGWLHTQEEELNLIDEDTWTKRFRSNSITAILAEHVWEHLTYDEGVNAAKICYRFLKPSGYIRCAVPDAYFPDEIYQGIVKVGGPGPIDHPAATHKIVHNYKTLKNMFQAAGFEVQLLEYCDETGEFHSNEWDGTKGVIFRSKKYDPRNQGDQLVFPSLIIDAIKL, encoded by the coding sequence TTGTCTAACAAACAAACTGAAATCAAACTAGTAATTGGTGCAGGGGAATATAACAATAATCCAGGGTGGTTACATACACAAGAAGAGGAACTAAATTTAATAGATGAGGACACATGGACTAAAAGATTTAGATCCAATTCTATAACTGCCATTTTAGCCGAGCATGTTTGGGAGCATCTTACCTACGATGAGGGAGTAAACGCAGCGAAAATCTGTTATCGATTTCTTAAACCATCAGGATATATTCGATGTGCTGTTCCAGATGCTTATTTTCCAGATGAAATTTATCAAGGTATTGTAAAGGTTGGGGGACCTGGTCCAATAGATCATCCAGCCGCCACACATAAAATTGTGCACAATTATAAAACCTTGAAAAACATGTTTCAAGCAGCGGGATTCGAGGTTCAATTACTTGAATATTGTGATGAAACTGGTGAATTTCATTCCAATGAGTGGGACGGAACAAAGGGAGTAATCTTTCGGTCAAAAAAATATGATCCAAGAAATCAAGGGGACCAGCTTGTCTTCCCATCCTTAATTATTGACGCAATAAAACTTTAA
- a CDS encoding GNAT family N-acetyltransferase: protein MLNIEIRRPKTEDIANLYQFFEKVIIDTFTKEGIGDQLEDIENEIETKKNYLVSDLGSNGRKRFFLIAIHSDKIVGSIEYGPASELICKCTHNAYKGIPEIGTVFIHPEYQRLGIGNLLLKAMYNTLKSEGIDGFCLDSGYVRAQKIWKKKFGEPDFLLKDYWGEGFDHMIWKVKVSYLI, encoded by the coding sequence GTGTTAAATATCGAGATACGAAGGCCAAAAACGGAGGATATAGCTAACCTGTATCAATTTTTTGAAAAAGTAATTATAGATACTTTTACAAAAGAAGGTATTGGGGATCAGTTAGAGGATATAGAAAATGAAATTGAAACGAAGAAAAATTATTTAGTAAGTGACCTTGGAAGTAATGGAAGGAAGCGATTTTTTCTTATTGCTATTCACTCTGATAAAATCGTTGGGTCAATCGAATACGGGCCTGCAAGCGAACTCATATGTAAATGTACACACAATGCTTATAAAGGCATACCTGAGATAGGTACAGTATTTATCCATCCAGAGTATCAAAGGTTGGGAATAGGAAATTTATTATTGAAAGCAATGTATAACACTTTAAAAAGTGAAGGAATAGATGGGTTTTGTTTAGATAGCGGTTATGTGCGTGCACAAAAAATCTGGAAAAAGAAATTCGGAGAACCTGATTTCTTGTTAAAGGATTATTGGGGCGAGGGATTTGACCATATGATTTGGAAAGTAAAAGTCAGCTATTTGATTTAA
- a CDS encoding glycoside hydrolase family 1 protein: MNKYHFPEGFLWGGATAANQMEGGFDEGNKGLNIADVLPGGKERLNILQSPGFNFEIDAEKYYPNHEGIDFYHRYKEDIALFAEMGFKVFRMSIAWTRIFPNGNELDPNEEGLAFYDRVFDELHKHGIEPVVTISHYEMPVTLVKEYGGWRSREVVTFFERYVHAIFNRFKNKVKNWMTFNEINSGLIMPIMGLGFAIHKEEDKYQPTFQAYHHQFVASAIAVKACRETIPDAQIGCMILYAPVYSYDSNPENVMYALQEERFFNYFCADVQVRGEYPAFIKRFFKEHNIELDIREGDLELIKEGTVDYIGFSYYMSRTEKKQKSVLENAQGNLIGGVRNPFLKASDWGWEIDPVGLRISLNQLYDRYQVPLFVVENGLGAYDTVQDDGSINDDYRIDYLRDHIKAMGEAIEDGVELMGYTSWGCIDMVSMSSGEYSKRYGFIYVDKHDDGSGTLERKKKKSFFWYKDVIETNGGKL, translated from the coding sequence ATGAATAAATATCATTTCCCTGAAGGGTTTTTATGGGGCGGAGCAACAGCAGCCAATCAAATGGAGGGCGGCTTTGATGAAGGGAATAAAGGATTGAACATTGCCGATGTACTTCCAGGCGGAAAAGAAAGACTGAACATTCTCCAATCCCCTGGATTCAATTTTGAAATCGATGCAGAGAAATACTATCCGAACCATGAAGGAATTGACTTCTACCACCGTTACAAGGAAGATATCGCCTTATTTGCAGAAATGGGTTTTAAAGTATTCCGCATGTCCATTGCATGGACAAGAATTTTTCCAAACGGAAATGAGCTCGACCCCAATGAGGAAGGTTTAGCATTCTATGACCGAGTATTTGATGAATTGCACAAACATGGAATCGAACCTGTTGTAACGATTTCACACTATGAAATGCCTGTTACCCTTGTAAAAGAATACGGGGGATGGAGAAGTCGAGAAGTGGTGACCTTCTTTGAACGATACGTTCATGCAATTTTCAACCGTTTCAAAAATAAAGTGAAAAACTGGATGACCTTTAATGAAATCAATAGTGGTTTAATCATGCCAATCATGGGCCTTGGTTTTGCGATCCATAAAGAAGAGGACAAATACCAGCCAACGTTCCAGGCGTACCATCATCAATTTGTTGCCAGTGCGATTGCTGTAAAAGCGTGCCGAGAAACCATTCCTGACGCGCAAATTGGCTGTATGATACTCTATGCTCCAGTGTATTCCTATGATTCCAACCCGGAAAATGTCATGTATGCCTTGCAGGAAGAACGTTTCTTTAACTATTTCTGTGCAGATGTGCAGGTGCGCGGGGAATATCCTGCGTTTATTAAGCGTTTTTTCAAGGAGCATAACATTGAGTTAGACATTAGGGAAGGTGATTTGGAATTAATCAAAGAGGGCACCGTTGATTATATTGGTTTCAGTTATTATATGTCTCGTACGGAGAAAAAGCAGAAGTCCGTTCTTGAGAATGCTCAAGGAAATTTGATTGGCGGGGTGCGGAATCCATTCCTAAAGGCAAGTGATTGGGGCTGGGAAATCGACCCGGTTGGCTTACGAATTAGCTTAAATCAATTGTATGACCGGTACCAAGTACCTTTATTCGTCGTGGAGAACGGGTTAGGAGCCTATGACACTGTGCAAGATGACGGCTCCATTAATGATGATTATCGAATTGACTATCTTCGCGATCACATCAAGGCAATGGGCGAAGCGATTGAAGATGGTGTGGAACTAATGGGTTATACAAGCTGGGGATGTATCGATATGGTCAGCATGTCTTCAGGCGAGTACTCTAAGCGGTATGGTTTCATTTATGTCGACAAGCATGATGACGGCAGCGGGACATTGGAACGCAAGAAGAAGAAGTCGTTCTTTTGGTATAAGGATGTTATTGAGACAAATGGCGGGAAACTTTAG
- a CDS encoding MurR/RpiR family transcriptional regulator — translation MFSNEVIASFNELETSLYNYVSQNAEKVAYMRIRELADETHVSTATILRFCRKVNCEGFSEFKVKLKMHLEGNKKTVIKSAQHSIVEFFERTLKGDIEEKIRQAASLVHTADNVIFIGIGSSGILAEYGARYFSSLGKFSLYIKDPHFPIHTKLRDNSVTIALSVSGENNFTVTHLNQLKQEGSKIISITNNKLSTIAKMSDINIPYYVTEEFFEEANITTQVPVVYILESIAREIYKLGR, via the coding sequence ATGTTTTCCAACGAAGTCATTGCCTCTTTCAATGAATTAGAAACATCTTTATACAACTATGTCAGTCAAAATGCTGAAAAAGTGGCTTATATGCGAATTCGCGAGCTAGCCGATGAAACCCATGTTTCTACAGCCACAATTTTACGTTTTTGTAGAAAAGTAAACTGTGAGGGTTTTTCCGAATTTAAAGTCAAACTTAAGATGCATTTAGAAGGAAATAAAAAGACTGTGATAAAAAGTGCCCAACATTCTATAGTAGAGTTTTTTGAGCGGACATTAAAGGGAGATATAGAGGAAAAAATTAGACAGGCCGCGAGTCTAGTTCACACAGCAGACAATGTTATTTTTATAGGGATAGGAAGCTCTGGAATTCTTGCGGAATACGGCGCGAGATATTTCTCAAGCCTAGGAAAGTTTTCATTGTATATTAAGGATCCGCATTTTCCGATTCATACAAAACTCCGCGATAATAGTGTAACCATTGCTTTATCAGTTTCAGGTGAAAATAATTTCACAGTTACTCATCTGAATCAATTAAAACAAGAAGGTAGTAAAATAATAAGTATTACTAACAATAAACTATCCACCATTGCCAAAATGTCTGATATCAACATTCCTTATTATGTTACAGAGGAATTTTTCGAAGAGGCGAATATTACTACCCAGGTTCCTGTTGTTTATATTCTTGAATCGATTGCTCGTGAGATTTATAAATTAGGTCGTTAA